One window from the genome of Bacillus tianshenii encodes:
- a CDS encoding stage V sporulation protein AA, translating to MAKVCYLRLYQRVIAKQKDVLRLGDLAKISASPDVVEKLRGIVVHQISSKDKNILVIEMMRVIDLIRHVDEQLEVQTIGPNQTIVEIRYPRKQWSVLSFVAVWLLLFFGAGLAIMNFHEDVSMQAVQQKLYKMITGEEVEKPLLLQIPYSLGLGIGMVLFFNHLFKKRFNEEPSPLEVEMFKYQQDLDQYIVIHENKESMNRIDDN from the coding sequence GTGGCAAAGGTTTGTTATCTCAGGTTATATCAGCGTGTTATTGCGAAGCAAAAAGATGTTTTGAGGTTGGGTGATCTTGCAAAAATCTCTGCTTCTCCTGATGTTGTCGAAAAGCTTCGAGGTATTGTTGTTCATCAAATCTCTTCTAAAGATAAAAACATTCTTGTCATTGAAATGATGAGGGTGATTGATTTAATTCGTCACGTTGATGAACAGTTAGAAGTTCAAACAATCGGACCGAATCAAACAATTGTTGAAATTCGTTATCCACGCAAACAATGGAGTGTTCTTTCATTTGTTGCTGTATGGCTGCTTTTGTTTTTTGGAGCGGGGCTTGCAATCATGAATTTTCATGAAGATGTAAGTATGCAAGCTGTACAGCAAAAGTTATATAAGATGATAACCGGTGAAGAGGTTGAGAAACCATTGCTATTACAAATCCCCTATTCCTTAGGACTCGGTATTGGCATGGTGTTATTTTTTAATCATTTATTTAAAAAGCGTTTTAATGAAGAGCCGAGCCCGCTGGAAGTTGAGATGTTTAAGTATCAGCAAGATTTAGACCAATATATTGTGATTCACGAAAACAAAGAAAGTATGAACAGAATTGACGACAATTGA
- a CDS encoding stage V sporulation protein AB: MFIGLAGGLAVGSGFVAFLAVLGIIPRLTQLTKTMKFIRPYEWSVISGAVTSSWLGLQGITLHYSPLLLVPIGLACGMFIGMLAAALTEVLNVFPILAKRIGVDEKIIMLLMAIVFGKVLGSLFHWIYFVDF; encoded by the coding sequence ATGTTTATCGGTCTTGCTGGTGGATTAGCGGTAGGCTCAGGTTTTGTTGCATTTCTTGCAGTGCTTGGGATTATTCCAAGGCTCACCCAATTAACGAAAACAATGAAATTTATTCGCCCTTATGAATGGAGTGTTATTAGTGGTGCTGTTACATCTAGTTGGCTAGGTCTTCAAGGGATTACGTTACATTACTCACCACTATTATTAGTGCCAATTGGACTTGCATGCGGGATGTTTATCGGTATGTTAGCGGCTGCATTGACAGAAGTGTTAAATGTTTTTCCAATTTTAGCAAAACGAATTGGCGTGGATGAAAAAATTATTATGCTTCTGATGGCTATTGTGTTCGGTAAAGTGCTTGGTTCGTTGTTCCATTGGATTTATTTTGTCGATTTTTAA